One segment of Mycolicibacterium sp. YH-1 DNA contains the following:
- a CDS encoding virulence factor Mce family protein, with protein MARPDSGNATRTGIFGIALVTCLVLVSFGYTSLPFWPQGKNYTAYFSDAGGISPGNDVAVSGIKVGKVSSVELAGDSAEVTFTVDRKIKVGDQSLVAIKTDTVLGQKSLSVTPGGSGESTVIPLGRTTTPYTLNTALQDLGQNASALDKPKFEQALQTLTSTLRDATPQLRGALDGVANLSRSLNARDEALDQLLAHAKRVSDTLAQRSGQVNQLITDGNLLFAALDERRQALSNLISGIDDVSHQLSGFVADNRREFGPALEKLNLVMDNLIERKEHIGEALRRLPPYATALGEVVGNGPGFNINLYGLPPATMSEMLLDTYFQPGKLPDSLGDYLKGLISERMILRPKSP; from the coding sequence ATGGCTAGGCCCGATAGTGGCAATGCCACGCGCACTGGGATCTTCGGCATCGCTTTGGTGACATGCCTTGTACTGGTGTCCTTCGGCTACACCAGCCTGCCGTTCTGGCCGCAGGGCAAGAACTACACGGCTTACTTCAGCGATGCGGGCGGCATATCGCCAGGCAACGACGTCGCCGTCTCCGGTATCAAGGTCGGCAAGGTGTCATCGGTCGAGCTGGCCGGCGACTCCGCTGAGGTGACGTTCACCGTCGACCGCAAGATCAAGGTCGGCGACCAGTCGTTGGTGGCAATCAAGACCGACACCGTGCTCGGCCAGAAGTCGCTGTCGGTGACCCCAGGGGGTTCGGGCGAGTCGACGGTCATCCCGTTGGGCCGCACCACGACTCCCTACACGCTCAACACCGCTCTGCAGGACCTCGGCCAGAACGCCAGCGCGCTGGACAAGCCGAAGTTCGAGCAGGCGCTGCAGACTCTGACGTCCACGCTGCGCGACGCCACCCCGCAGTTGCGCGGCGCACTCGACGGCGTCGCCAACCTGTCGCGGAGCCTGAACGCCCGCGACGAGGCGCTGGATCAGCTGCTGGCACATGCAAAGCGGGTTTCCGACACGCTGGCTCAGCGCTCCGGTCAGGTGAACCAGCTCATCACCGACGGCAACCTCCTGTTCGCTGCTCTCGATGAGCGCCGCCAGGCGCTGAGCAACCTCATCTCCGGTATCGACGATGTGTCGCACCAGCTCTCGGGTTTCGTCGCCGATAACCGGCGTGAGTTCGGGCCCGCACTGGAGAAGCTCAACCTCGTGATGGACAACCTGATCGAGCGCAAGGAGCACATCGGTGAGGCCCTGCGCAGGCTGCCGCCCTACGCCACCGCGCTGGGCGAGGTCGTCGGCAACGGCCCCGGCTTCAACATCAACCTGTACGGGTTGCCGCCGGCGACCATGTCCGAGATGCTGCTTGACACCTACTTCCAGCCCGGCAAGCTGCCCGACAGCCTCGGTGATTACCTGAAGGGGCTCATCTCCGAGCGCATGATCCTGAGGCCGAAGTCACCATGA
- a CDS encoding MCE family protein: MTQQNSQSSRARWVRPALAVALVALLATGVYTVWPSRAGHEVVAYFPTAVGLYPGDNVSVVGVPVGTINSIEPRARDVKVTMTIRDGVKLPADARALVIAPNLVSARFVQFTPAYTDGPVMADGAEVGLDRTGVPVEWDEVKEQLTELSAQLGPKEGGVQGPLSEFVNQAADTFDGNGDSFRSALRELSQTAGRLGDSSSDLFGTVRNLQVLVNALANSNEQIVQFSNHVASVSQVLADSSQDLDQTMGALNQALSDVKGLLNENNTALIGQVNKLTEFTNVLTEHSDDIEQILHVTPNGLANFYNIYNPAQGTVGGLLSLPNFANPVQFVCGGTFDIGASPDNYKRAEICRQRMGPVFKRLAVNYPPVLFHPINSITAYKGQIIYDTPETEAKAQTPVPYLQWEPAPGVTPPTPSPDGMLSDLILPPPAVTGQISPAGPVPPPPPMGAGPLPGPAPAETAGG; encoded by the coding sequence ATGACGCAGCAGAATTCGCAATCGAGTCGGGCGCGCTGGGTGCGACCCGCGCTGGCGGTCGCCCTTGTCGCACTGCTGGCCACCGGCGTGTACACGGTGTGGCCGTCACGTGCCGGCCACGAGGTCGTGGCGTACTTCCCGACTGCGGTCGGGCTGTACCCGGGCGACAACGTCAGCGTGGTCGGGGTTCCGGTCGGCACGATCAACTCGATCGAGCCTCGGGCCCGCGACGTCAAGGTCACCATGACCATCCGCGACGGTGTGAAGCTGCCTGCCGACGCCCGTGCGCTCGTCATAGCGCCGAACCTGGTGTCTGCCAGGTTCGTTCAGTTCACGCCCGCCTACACCGACGGTCCAGTGATGGCCGACGGCGCCGAGGTGGGACTGGACCGGACGGGTGTCCCCGTTGAGTGGGACGAGGTCAAGGAGCAGCTCACCGAGCTCAGCGCGCAACTCGGCCCGAAAGAGGGCGGGGTCCAGGGGCCGCTGTCGGAGTTCGTGAACCAGGCCGCGGACACATTCGACGGCAACGGCGACTCATTCCGAAGCGCCCTGCGCGAACTGTCGCAGACCGCCGGCCGGCTCGGTGACTCGAGTTCCGACCTGTTCGGCACGGTGCGCAACCTGCAGGTGCTGGTGAACGCGCTGGCCAACAGCAACGAACAGATCGTGCAGTTCTCCAACCACGTGGCGTCGGTGTCACAGGTGTTGGCCGACAGTTCACAAGATCTCGACCAGACGATGGGCGCGCTGAATCAGGCGCTGTCCGACGTCAAGGGCCTCCTCAACGAGAACAACACGGCGCTGATCGGCCAAGTCAACAAGCTGACAGAGTTCACCAACGTCCTCACCGAGCACAGCGATGACATCGAGCAGATCCTGCACGTCACGCCCAACGGGTTGGCGAACTTCTACAACATCTACAACCCGGCCCAGGGCACTGTCGGCGGCCTGCTTTCGCTCCCGAACTTCGCGAACCCGGTCCAGTTCGTCTGCGGTGGCACGTTCGACATCGGTGCCTCACCGGACAACTACAAGCGTGCGGAGATCTGCCGCCAGCGCATGGGCCCGGTGTTCAAACGCCTCGCGGTGAACTACCCGCCCGTGCTGTTCCACCCGATCAACAGCATCACCGCGTACAAGGGCCAGATCATCTACGACACCCCGGAGACTGAGGCGAAGGCGCAGACTCCGGTGCCCTACCTGCAGTGGGAACCCGCACCCGGTGTGACCCCGCCGACGCCGAGTCCCGACGGAATGCTCAGCGACTTGATCCTGCCGCCGCCCGCGGTGACGGGACAGATATCGCCCGCGGGCCCGGTGCCCCCACCCCCGCCGATGGGCGCAGGCCCACTGCCGGGGCCGGCCCCGGCCGAGACGGCGGGTGGCTAG
- a CDS encoding MCE family protein: protein MGDKVLRTTCRTVAIGSGAVLLAGCSFGGLNSLDMPGTAGHGKGSYTITVELPDVATLPQNSPVMVDDVTVGSVSGIDAVQRPDGTFFAAVKLSMDGNVDLPDNATATVAQTSLLGSQHVALASPVGKASEGRLREGSNIPLSQTGRYPTTEEVLSSLGVVVNKGNLGALQDITDEAYAAVAGRAGSFVDLIPRLAELTGSLDKQTNDIIAAADGLNRFAGILARSKDNLGRTLDTLPEALTVLNANRGHIVDAFTALRTFSGVASKVLSGIRDDFSADFKDLYPVVKALNDNADDLISDLEFLPTFPFHYKYLRNAVRGDYLNVFVTFDLTVRRLGESVFTTSKGFDPNMKRLDEVINPPDFLTGAMSNLSGQAADPFKIPAGTATQHGEAP, encoded by the coding sequence ATGGGTGACAAGGTGCTACGGACCACGTGTCGTACCGTCGCGATCGGGTCGGGGGCGGTGCTGCTCGCGGGCTGCTCGTTCGGCGGCCTCAACTCGCTGGACATGCCGGGCACCGCCGGCCACGGCAAGGGCTCCTACACGATCACGGTGGAACTGCCGGACGTCGCGACGCTGCCGCAGAACTCGCCAGTGATGGTCGATGACGTCACAGTCGGCAGCGTGTCGGGCATCGATGCCGTTCAGCGGCCCGACGGTACGTTCTTCGCTGCGGTCAAGCTGTCGATGGACGGCAACGTCGACCTGCCGGACAACGCGACAGCGACGGTCGCACAGACCTCGCTGCTGGGCTCGCAGCACGTCGCACTGGCGAGTCCAGTGGGCAAGGCCTCCGAGGGCAGACTTCGGGAGGGTTCGAACATCCCGTTGTCGCAGACCGGTCGCTATCCGACCACCGAAGAGGTGCTCTCATCGCTCGGTGTCGTTGTGAACAAGGGCAATCTCGGTGCGCTGCAGGACATCACCGACGAGGCCTACGCCGCCGTGGCTGGTCGCGCGGGTAGTTTCGTCGACCTGATCCCGAGACTGGCCGAACTGACCGGGTCCCTGGACAAGCAGACGAACGACATCATTGCCGCGGCCGACGGGCTGAATCGGTTCGCCGGCATCCTGGCCCGCAGCAAGGACAACCTCGGTCGCACACTCGACACCCTGCCCGAGGCGCTCACGGTGCTCAATGCCAACCGCGGCCACATCGTGGATGCCTTCACCGCACTGCGCACCTTCTCCGGAGTCGCGTCGAAGGTGCTGTCGGGGATCAGGGATGACTTCTCGGCGGACTTCAAGGATCTCTACCCGGTCGTGAAGGCGCTCAATGACAATGCGGACGACTTGATCTCGGATCTCGAGTTCCTGCCGACGTTCCCGTTCCACTACAAGTACCTGCGGAACGCGGTCCGGGGCGACTACCTGAACGTGTTCGTGACGTTCGACCTCACGGTGCGTCGCCTGGGTGAGTCGGTGTTCACCACGTCAAAGGGCTTCGACCCGAATATGAAGCGCCTCGACGAGGTCATCAATCCGCCGGACTTCCTCACTGGAGCCATGTCGAACCTGTCCGGACAGGCCGCCGACCCGTTCAAGATTCCCGCGGGTACGGCGACGCAACACGGAGAGGCACCGTAA
- a CDS encoding MCE family protein, with protein MRERLIRMQLAIFAVVTVLCVGAIGAFYLHVPSALGIGSYKVAAHFVAGGGLYENANVTYRGVTIGRVESVGLSKDGVVAGMRLNTEFPVPENVTATVKSVSAIGEQYIDLVPPEDPSDAKLRDDSVIDVSRTAIGQDISSLLTQADNLVNSIGDTRIQDLLRESFKAFNGSGPELARMIESSRALVDEANANYGQTTQLIDQIGPFLDAQIRSGDDIRSLADGLGRFTAEAANADPQLRDVLRTVPGATEAANTTFDGIRPNFPMLAANLANAGRIGVIYHKSIEQALVIFPALMAALVTVGGGLPADEGAKLDFKVDLGDAPPCLTGFIPPTQVRTPADTTLRDLPTDLYCKTAQNDPSVVRGARNYPCMEFPGKRAPTVQLCRDPVGYVPIGTNPWRGPPVPYGSTPITDPRNIAPANKFPNIPPYADYDPGPPAVQLPPGVPPGPGPAPHAPFPLPYPPSDPGAPPPPWPFFAPPDQVLPPYARTPPGAPAPAPPPGPLPAEVPPPAPMPAEVPPAPMPAEAPPAPLASGPATTTYDSRTGVFADPNGGTGVLASGSEKFVPAETWVDLMMDSRQA; from the coding sequence ATGCGGGAACGACTCATTCGGATGCAGCTCGCGATCTTCGCGGTCGTGACGGTGCTGTGTGTCGGCGCGATCGGGGCGTTCTACCTGCACGTGCCGTCGGCGCTCGGCATCGGGTCCTACAAGGTGGCGGCGCACTTCGTCGCCGGCGGCGGGCTGTATGAGAACGCCAACGTCACCTACCGTGGCGTGACGATCGGGCGGGTCGAGTCGGTGGGGCTGTCGAAGGACGGCGTGGTCGCGGGCATGCGACTGAACACCGAGTTCCCCGTGCCGGAGAACGTCACGGCGACGGTGAAGAGCGTCTCGGCCATCGGCGAGCAGTACATCGACCTCGTGCCGCCGGAAGATCCGTCCGATGCCAAGCTGCGTGATGACTCCGTCATCGACGTCAGTCGAACGGCCATCGGTCAGGACATCTCGAGCCTGCTGACCCAGGCCGACAACCTGGTGAACAGCATCGGCGACACCCGCATCCAGGATCTGCTCCGCGAGTCGTTCAAGGCATTCAACGGTTCCGGGCCCGAACTGGCGCGAATGATCGAGTCCTCGAGGGCACTCGTCGACGAGGCGAACGCCAACTACGGGCAGACCACCCAGCTGATCGATCAGATCGGTCCGTTCCTGGACGCCCAGATTCGCAGTGGCGACGACATTCGGTCGCTGGCCGACGGCTTGGGGCGGTTCACCGCCGAGGCCGCCAACGCCGACCCGCAGCTGCGAGACGTGCTGCGGACCGTGCCCGGCGCCACCGAGGCCGCCAACACGACGTTCGACGGGATTCGGCCGAACTTCCCGATGCTGGCGGCCAACCTCGCCAACGCGGGCCGGATCGGCGTCATCTACCACAAGTCGATCGAGCAGGCGCTGGTGATCTTCCCCGCGCTGATGGCCGCACTCGTCACCGTCGGTGGTGGGCTGCCCGCCGACGAGGGCGCCAAGCTCGACTTCAAGGTCGATCTCGGAGATGCGCCGCCATGCCTGACCGGGTTCATCCCGCCGACCCAGGTTCGCACCCCCGCCGACACCACGCTGCGTGACCTGCCGACCGACCTGTACTGCAAGACGGCGCAGAACGACCCGTCAGTGGTGCGTGGCGCGCGTAACTACCCGTGCATGGAGTTCCCCGGCAAGCGCGCACCGACCGTGCAGCTGTGCCGCGACCCCGTCGGTTACGTGCCGATCGGCACCAACCCGTGGCGCGGCCCGCCGGTGCCCTATGGCAGCACGCCGATCACCGATCCGCGCAACATCGCGCCGGCCAACAAGTTCCCGAACATCCCGCCGTACGCGGATTACGATCCGGGGCCGCCTGCGGTCCAGCTTCCACCTGGGGTGCCGCCCGGTCCGGGACCTGCGCCGCACGCGCCGTTCCCGCTGCCGTACCCGCCGAGTGACCCGGGTGCACCGCCGCCGCCGTGGCCGTTCTTTGCGCCGCCGGACCAGGTCCTTCCGCCGTACGCCCGGACGCCACCCGGGGCTCCGGCTCCGGCGCCGCCACCCGGCCCTCTGCCTGCTGAGGTGCCCCCGCCGGCACCGATGCCTGCCGAGGTGCCGCCGGCACCGATGCCCGCTGAGGCGCCTCCAGCGCCGCTGGCCAGCGGTCCGGCGACCACCACGTACGATTCGAGGACTGGTGTATTCGCCGATCCCAATGGCGGAACGGGTGTCCTGGCCTCGGGCTCGGAGAAGTTCGTTCCCGCTGAGACGTGGGTCGATCTGATGATGGATTCAAGGCAGGCATGA
- a CDS encoding mammalian cell entry protein, giving the protein MTEEHEASGDSATETPKPAIGAARRRASRAAGPAGGAVGEAPAGVRVEAPATVRQRAAGRPAAPPPRRQPHRSRVAAIALGVGAVAVAVLAGVALLLADQQRDARAEIERDQRFVDTARQTVVNMFSYDQNTIDESVNRFVNGTSGPLRDMLSQSNNVDNLKAIFRDTQATSEAVISGAALEKVDDVAGNASVLVSARVTVTDIDGVNKPSQPYRLRLIVHEDDNGHMTGYDLKYPDGGN; this is encoded by the coding sequence ATGACAGAAGAGCACGAGGCTTCGGGCGACTCCGCGACTGAGACGCCCAAGCCGGCAATCGGTGCTGCGCGGCGACGGGCGTCGCGCGCCGCCGGGCCCGCGGGAGGTGCCGTCGGGGAGGCCCCCGCCGGCGTACGCGTCGAGGCACCGGCGACGGTGCGCCAGCGGGCTGCCGGACGTCCCGCAGCACCGCCACCGCGCAGGCAACCGCACCGCAGTCGCGTCGCCGCGATCGCACTGGGAGTGGGCGCCGTCGCGGTCGCCGTGCTGGCTGGTGTGGCACTGCTGCTGGCTGATCAGCAGCGCGATGCGCGAGCTGAGATCGAGCGGGACCAACGTTTCGTCGACACCGCCCGCCAGACGGTGGTGAACATGTTCAGCTACGACCAGAACACCATCGACGAGAGTGTGAACCGCTTCGTCAACGGCACCAGCGGCCCGCTACGTGACATGTTGAGCCAGTCCAACAACGTCGACAATCTCAAGGCGATCTTCCGTGACACCCAAGCAACGTCGGAGGCGGTGATCAGCGGTGCGGCACTGGAGAAGGTCGACGACGTCGCCGGGAACGCATCCGTGTTGGTGTCGGCCCGTGTGACCGTGACGGATATCGACGGGGTCAACAAGCCGTCCCAGCCGTACCGGCTTCGCCTCATCGTGCACGAGGACGACAATGGCCATATGACCGGCTACGACCTCAAGTACCCGGACGGCGGCAACTGA
- a CDS encoding mammalian cell entry protein, with the protein MGRWTTRLVVFVGAVLALGFVVLSGAGGYLYWNRMQANAERQTAAELAPLAQQQIPLVFGYDYQTVEGSLNQAALLLTPDYRREFDERATKDIIPQARERQVISQANVVGVGVLDAQRNSGSVLVFMNRTVTDKSKQPVYDGSRLRVDYEKVDGQWKIQYITPI; encoded by the coding sequence ATGGGTCGGTGGACCACCAGGCTGGTGGTGTTCGTCGGTGCTGTCCTGGCGCTCGGGTTCGTGGTGCTCAGCGGCGCCGGTGGCTACCTGTACTGGAATCGGATGCAGGCCAACGCCGAGCGGCAGACGGCTGCAGAGTTGGCACCGCTTGCCCAACAACAGATTCCGCTCGTGTTCGGCTACGACTATCAGACCGTCGAGGGAAGCCTCAACCAGGCCGCGCTGTTGCTGACGCCGGACTACCGCAGAGAGTTCGACGAGCGGGCCACAAAGGACATCATCCCGCAGGCGCGTGAGCGTCAGGTGATCTCGCAGGCGAATGTCGTCGGAGTCGGCGTGCTTGACGCGCAACGCAATTCGGGAAGCGTTCTGGTGTTCATGAACCGCACCGTGACCGACAAGTCCAAGCAGCCCGTGTATGACGGCAGCCGGCTGCGCGTCGACTACGAGAAGGTCGACGGGCAGTGGAAGATCCAGTACATCACGCCGATCTAG
- a CDS encoding trehalose-6-phosphate synthase: MPASTGDIGDADFVVVANRLPIDMERLPDGTTTYKRSPGGLVTALEPLLRRRRGAWIGWPGITDGDEEPIVEDDLTMLPVRLSADDVAEYYEGFSNATLWPLYHDVIVKPIYHRRWWDTYVAVNRRFAEATAKTAAQGATVWIQDYQLQLVPKMLRMLRPDLTIGFFLHIPFPPIELFMQMPWRTEIIDGLLGADLVGFHLPGGAQNFMYLARRLTGAQTSRASVGVRSRLGEVQVGFRTVKVGAFPISIDSAELDGKARDRRVRQRAREIRAELGNPRKVLLGVDRLDYTKGINVRLEALTELFEEGRANRDDTVLVQLATPSRERVESYIAMREDIERQVGHINGEYGRVGHPVVHYLHKPVPREELIAFFVAADVMLVTPLRDGMNLVAKEYVACRSDLGGALVLSEFTGAAAELRQAYLTNPHHLDGVKDSIEAALNQDPEEGRRRMRAMRRQVLAHDVDRWARAFLDALADTHDDRSSSADA; this comes from the coding sequence ATCCCCGCTAGCACTGGGGATATCGGGGACGCCGACTTCGTGGTGGTCGCCAACCGGCTGCCGATCGACATGGAGCGGCTTCCCGACGGCACCACAACGTACAAACGCAGCCCCGGAGGGCTGGTCACCGCGCTGGAACCGCTCTTGCGGCGGCGGCGCGGGGCCTGGATCGGCTGGCCTGGCATCACCGACGGTGATGAGGAACCCATCGTCGAGGACGATCTGACGATGCTGCCGGTGCGGTTGTCGGCAGACGACGTCGCCGAGTACTACGAGGGCTTCTCCAACGCCACCCTGTGGCCGCTCTATCACGACGTCATCGTCAAACCGATCTACCACCGTCGCTGGTGGGACACCTACGTCGCCGTGAACCGGCGCTTCGCCGAGGCGACGGCGAAGACCGCCGCCCAGGGCGCGACCGTGTGGATCCAGGACTATCAGCTGCAGCTGGTCCCGAAGATGCTGCGAATGCTGCGTCCCGACCTCACCATCGGCTTCTTCCTGCACATCCCGTTCCCGCCCATCGAACTGTTCATGCAGATGCCGTGGCGCACGGAGATCATCGACGGTCTGCTCGGCGCGGACCTGGTCGGATTCCACCTGCCCGGCGGCGCCCAGAACTTCATGTACCTGGCGCGCCGGCTCACCGGTGCACAGACCTCGCGAGCCAGCGTCGGCGTGCGATCTCGGCTTGGTGAGGTCCAGGTGGGCTTCCGCACGGTGAAGGTCGGCGCATTCCCCATCTCCATCGACTCCGCCGAACTCGACGGCAAGGCCCGCGACAGGCGGGTCCGGCAGCGGGCCCGCGAGATCCGCGCCGAACTCGGCAATCCGCGCAAGGTGCTCCTCGGCGTCGACCGGCTGGACTACACCAAGGGCATCAACGTGCGCCTCGAGGCGCTCACCGAGTTGTTCGAGGAGGGTCGGGCCAACCGCGACGACACCGTTCTGGTGCAGTTGGCCACGCCCAGCCGCGAACGCGTCGAGAGCTACATCGCGATGCGCGAGGACATCGAGCGTCAGGTCGGCCACATCAACGGCGAGTACGGACGAGTGGGGCACCCGGTGGTGCACTACCTGCACAAGCCGGTGCCGCGGGAGGAACTGATCGCGTTCTTCGTCGCCGCCGACGTCATGCTCGTCACTCCGCTACGCGATGGCATGAACCTGGTTGCCAAGGAGTACGTGGCCTGCCGCAGCGATCTGGGTGGCGCATTGGTGCTCAGCGAGTTCACCGGGGCCGCAGCCGAGCTCAGGCAGGCCTACCTGACCAATCCGCACCATTTGGACGGCGTGAAGGACTCCATCGAGGCGGCCCTGAACCAGGACCCCGAGGAGGGCCGTCGCCGGATGCGTGCGATGCGCCGACAGGTGCTCGCACACGATGTGGACCGGTGGGCTAGGGCTTTTCTCGATGCACTCGCCGACACGCACGACGATAGATCCTCAAGCGCGGACGCCTGA
- a CDS encoding intersectin-EH binding protein Ibp1, which produces MAILEISARRLIIAGGFALAVAAAPAVAAFAGPSTDPAAPMACSGGEEPDQFTGVCVPHTVPSSPFGSIAGNPDIPEIDGIPCTGANSGQCIGLAEDAPQYVPPTSSVGSSPTVHGVS; this is translated from the coding sequence ATGGCGATCTTGGAGATCTCAGCTCGACGACTGATCATTGCGGGTGGATTCGCGCTCGCGGTCGCCGCGGCTCCCGCGGTTGCCGCGTTCGCCGGGCCCTCGACGGACCCGGCCGCGCCGATGGCCTGCTCCGGTGGTGAGGAGCCCGATCAGTTCACCGGTGTCTGCGTGCCGCACACCGTGCCGAGTTCCCCCTTCGGCAGCATCGCCGGCAACCCCGACATCCCGGAGATCGACGGTATCCCGTGCACCGGCGCCAACAGCGGCCAGTGCATCGGCCTGGCCGAGGACGCCCCGCAGTACGTGCCTCCCACGTCGTCGGTGGGCAGCAGCCCGACCGTCCACGGCGTCTCCTAA
- a CDS encoding intersectin-EH binding protein Ibp1, with amino-acid sequence MASLEISARRMVLAAGFAVAVAATPVLVALSAPSVAAPSVADCPNGESTDTFTGVCTPDLVPNSPEFGTTAPAGGLPEINGIPCTGANSGQCIGLSEDAPQYVPPTSSVGSSPTVHGVS; translated from the coding sequence ATGGCGAGCCTTGAGATCTCAGCACGACGAATGGTCCTCGCAGCGGGATTCGCTGTGGCGGTAGCGGCAACACCCGTGCTTGTCGCCCTCTCGGCACCCTCCGTCGCGGCACCGTCTGTTGCGGACTGCCCCAACGGGGAGTCCACCGACACCTTCACCGGAGTGTGCACCCCCGATCTGGTGCCCAACTCGCCGGAATTCGGCACGACCGCACCCGCCGGCGGCCTTCCCGAGATCAATGGCATCCCTTGCACTGGCGCCAATTCCGGCCAGTGCATCGGCCTGTCCGAGGACGCGCCACAGTACGTTCCTCCGACGTCCTCAGTGGGCAGCAGCCCGACCGTTCACGGCGTCTCCTAG
- a CDS encoding SDR family oxidoreductase, which produces MQISLADRTFLVTGGGSGIGKGVAAEVVAAGGDVMLVGRNADRLAAAADEINAASVDGSGTARYEPADVTNEDEVARAVAAATAWHGRLNGVVHCAGGSLTIGPITQVDSEGWRQTVDLNVNGTMYVLKHSAREMVRGGGGSFVGISSIASSNTHRWFASYGPSKAAVDNLMMLAADELGASWVRVNGIRPGLIRTDMVAPILDSPEISADYAACTPLPRPGEVTDIAGAAVFLLSDAAAWITGQVLNVDGGHCLRRGPDMSSMLEPVFGADGLRGVVS; this is translated from the coding sequence GTGCAGATTTCGTTGGCGGATCGGACGTTTCTGGTTACGGGCGGCGGCAGTGGGATCGGCAAGGGCGTGGCAGCCGAGGTCGTGGCCGCGGGCGGTGACGTCATGCTCGTCGGGCGCAACGCCGACCGCCTGGCCGCCGCAGCCGACGAGATCAACGCCGCGTCCGTCGACGGCAGCGGCACGGCGCGATACGAGCCCGCCGACGTGACCAACGAGGACGAGGTGGCCCGGGCTGTCGCGGCGGCGACCGCGTGGCACGGTCGGCTCAACGGTGTCGTGCACTGCGCAGGCGGGTCACTGACCATCGGGCCCATCACACAGGTGGACTCCGAGGGCTGGCGTCAAACCGTGGATCTCAACGTCAACGGCACGATGTACGTGCTCAAGCACAGCGCGCGGGAGATGGTCCGCGGTGGCGGCGGCTCGTTCGTCGGCATCTCGTCAATCGCATCGAGCAACACCCACCGCTGGTTCGCGTCCTACGGTCCCAGCAAGGCGGCCGTCGACAACCTGATGATGCTGGCGGCCGACGAACTCGGTGCGTCCTGGGTGCGGGTCAACGGCATCCGTCCCGGCCTGATCCGGACGGACATGGTTGCGCCCATTCTGGATTCGCCGGAGATCAGCGCCGACTACGCGGCCTGCACGCCGCTACCGCGCCCGGGTGAGGTCACCGACATCGCCGGTGCGGCTGTATTCCTGCTCAGTGACGCGGCTGCGTGGATCACGGGACAGGTGCTCAACGTCGATGGTGGGCACTGCCTGCGGCGCGGCCCGGACATGTCGTCGATGCTCGAACCGGTCTTTGGTGCAGACGGCCTGCGCGGCGTCGTCTCCTAA
- a CDS encoding NAD(P)-dependent oxidoreductase, giving the protein MDMGFIGLGNMGAAMAENLLTAGHSVTAHNRSRAKVDALVAVGARPAHTVAEACRGDAVISMLANDEAVEAVTFGDSGILSSLRPGAVHVSCSTISVDLAKRLTESHAEAGQRFVSAPVFGRPEAAAARKLFIVAAGEAELLQTLSPVFDALGQRTFVVAEQPSTANLVKLSGNFLIASVIESLGEAMALIGKAGVDKQTYVEILTSTLFGAPAYQVYGGLIAREEFEPAGFAATLGLKDVRLVLEAGEDLQVPLPIASLLRDRFLTLLANGGGALDWSAVGALSAWEAGGASPMR; this is encoded by the coding sequence ATGGACATGGGATTCATCGGGTTGGGCAACATGGGCGCGGCGATGGCGGAGAACCTGCTGACGGCCGGTCACTCCGTCACTGCGCACAACCGCAGCAGGGCCAAGGTCGACGCGTTGGTTGCCGTTGGCGCACGGCCGGCTCACACCGTCGCCGAGGCCTGTCGCGGTGACGCCGTGATCTCGATGCTCGCCAACGACGAGGCGGTCGAGGCCGTCACGTTCGGCGACAGCGGCATCCTCTCCTCGCTGCGCCCCGGGGCCGTGCACGTCTCGTGCTCGACGATCAGCGTCGACCTCGCCAAGCGCCTGACCGAGTCGCACGCCGAGGCGGGTCAGCGATTTGTCTCCGCACCGGTCTTCGGCCGCCCCGAGGCCGCGGCCGCCCGCAAGCTGTTCATCGTCGCCGCCGGTGAAGCCGAACTGCTACAGACCCTTTCACCCGTGTTCGACGCGCTCGGGCAGCGCACCTTCGTCGTCGCCGAGCAGCCGAGCACCGCGAACCTGGTGAAGCTGTCCGGCAACTTCCTTATCGCGTCGGTCATTGAGTCGCTCGGCGAGGCGATGGCACTGATCGGCAAGGCCGGTGTCGACAAGCAGACCTACGTGGAGATCCTCACCTCGACACTGTTCGGCGCACCGGCGTATCAGGTCTACGGCGGCTTGATCGCCCGCGAGGAGTTCGAGCCCGCCGGGTTCGCCGCCACGCTCGGACTCAAGGACGTCCGACTGGTGCTGGAGGCCGGGGAGGACCTGCAGGTGCCGCTGCCGATCGCCAGCCTGCTGCGCGATCGCTTCCTGACCCTGCTGGCCAACGGAGGCGGCGCGCTGGACTGGTCCGCGGTGGGCGCCCTGTCGGCCTGGGAGGCGGGCGGCGCCAGCCCGATGCGTTAG